In Pseudomonas hamedanensis, a single window of DNA contains:
- a CDS encoding DUF6429 family protein, with amino-acid sequence MEYDTKLIDDAVLALLAAYSFNDGNAWKGYDFEIMNRLHEQDLISDPVNRNKSIWLTEEGLERGREIAERMFGAKAEAGKASDSES; translated from the coding sequence ATGGAATACGACACAAAACTGATTGACGACGCCGTCCTTGCCCTCTTGGCGGCTTACAGCTTCAACGACGGCAATGCCTGGAAAGGGTACGACTTCGAAATCATGAACCGTTTGCACGAGCAGGATTTGATCAGTGATCCGGTTAACAGGAACAAGTCGATCTGGCTGACGGAAGAAGGGCTGGAGCGGGGGCGGGAGATAGCTGAGCGGATGTTTGGAGCTAAGGCTGAGGCGGGAAAGGCATCAGACTCTGAGAGCTGA
- a CDS encoding PH domain-containing protein — protein MIDFNNKGFFKLKQNDEYAERVTALLLEGEQVIDAYKAMRDGVVFTNKRIIAVNVQGITGSKKDFTSLPYKNIVAYSVETSGTFDLDSELEIYFSSLGKVKFEFTGKTSMVEISKYISSYLL, from the coding sequence ATGATTGACTTCAACAACAAAGGCTTCTTCAAACTCAAGCAGAACGATGAATACGCCGAGCGCGTTACCGCGCTCTTGCTGGAAGGCGAACAAGTCATCGACGCCTACAAAGCCATGCGCGACGGCGTGGTGTTCACCAACAAACGCATTATCGCCGTCAACGTCCAGGGCATCACCGGCAGCAAGAAGGATTTCACCTCGCTGCCCTACAAGAACATCGTCGCCTACTCGGTAGAAACCTCAGGCACGTTCGATCTGGATTCGGAACTGGAAATCTACTTTTCGTCGCTGGGGAAAGTGAAATTCGAATTCACCGGCAAGACCTCGATGGTGGAAATCTCGAAGTACATTTCCAGCTATCTACTCTAA
- a CDS encoding alkaline phosphatase D family protein yields the protein MSRTLDDLTPLPAVVAGPLLRRLEPTRVVLWLVGTRELSLTLRLQGVGDIPLNAGKCTVIPVGRRAFVHLIDVQLESALPCDTLIDYDLLIDGSNGIAEWAPHLLYAGATSANLVVRSRIDQLLHGSCRKPHHPATDGLLCVDQLLAAETDAQQRPALLMMSGDQVYADDVAGPMLRAIHALIERLGLFDEHLDGAVVSDSAKLYEHPASYYHRADLLPALESNETLRERFFGGARKPIFTSSSADNHLVTFAEVMAMYMLVWSPTPWTLINPIAPTLTPERLKRYTLEQTRIDVFKAGLGNVARALAHLPSLMIFDDHDITDDWNLSAQWEETAYGHPFSKRIIGNALIAYLLCQGWGNNPDAFKNVLAQTVQLSASGDDGYLDMPVQDDLIDQLLRFQQWHFVLPSSPALVVIDTRTRRWRSEMALKQPSGLLDWEALSELQQELLDHPSAIIVSPAPIFGVKLIETVQKVFSWCGYPLLVDAENWMAHRGAAQVILNIFRHSRTPGNYVVLSGDVHYSFVYEVLIRHRKAGPRIWQITSSGIKNEFPPTLLEWFDRLNRWLYSPRSPLNWFTKRRLMRIVPYTPEHAEAGERLWNSAGIGQVFFNEQGQPSEIVQHNSNGAIKTRMLAPELGDERD from the coding sequence ATGTCCCGAACACTTGATGACTTGACCCCATTGCCCGCCGTTGTCGCCGGCCCGCTGCTGCGGCGACTGGAGCCGACGCGCGTGGTGCTGTGGCTGGTGGGCACGCGTGAATTGTCGCTGACCTTGCGCCTGCAAGGTGTAGGAGACATTCCCCTCAATGCGGGGAAATGCACGGTCATTCCCGTAGGTCGTCGCGCGTTCGTGCATTTGATCGACGTTCAACTGGAAAGCGCCCTGCCCTGCGACACTCTTATCGACTACGACCTGCTGATCGACGGCAGCAACGGCATCGCGGAATGGGCGCCGCATCTGCTTTACGCCGGCGCCACCTCAGCCAACCTTGTGGTGCGTTCACGGATCGATCAACTGCTGCACGGCTCCTGCCGCAAGCCGCATCACCCGGCCACCGATGGTTTGCTCTGCGTCGATCAATTGCTGGCCGCCGAAACCGACGCGCAACAACGTCCGGCGCTGCTGATGATGAGTGGCGATCAGGTCTACGCCGACGATGTCGCCGGGCCGATGTTGCGGGCGATTCATGCCTTGATCGAGCGCCTGGGTCTGTTCGATGAGCACCTTGACGGTGCCGTGGTCAGCGACAGCGCCAAGCTCTACGAGCACCCGGCCAGTTACTACCACCGTGCGGATTTGTTACCGGCGCTGGAAAGCAACGAGACTTTGCGCGAGCGATTTTTCGGCGGCGCGCGTAAGCCGATTTTCACCAGCAGCAGCGCTGACAACCACTTGGTGACGTTCGCCGAAGTCATGGCGATGTACATGCTGGTCTGGTCGCCGACACCCTGGACGCTAATCAACCCGATCGCGCCAACGCTGACACCCGAACGCCTCAAGCGTTACACCCTCGAACAGACGCGCATCGATGTTTTCAAGGCTGGCCTTGGCAACGTCGCCCGGGCACTGGCGCATCTGCCGAGTCTGATGATTTTCGATGATCACGACATCACCGATGACTGGAATCTATCCGCGCAGTGGGAGGAAACCGCCTACGGCCATCCGTTCTCCAAGCGCATCATCGGCAATGCGCTGATTGCTTATTTGTTGTGTCAGGGCTGGGGCAATAACCCGGATGCTTTCAAGAATGTATTGGCGCAAACCGTGCAGCTGAGCGCCAGCGGCGATGACGGCTATCTGGACATGCCGGTGCAGGATGATCTGATTGATCAGTTGCTGCGTTTTCAGCAGTGGCATTTCGTGCTGCCGAGCAGTCCGGCATTGGTGGTGATTGACACGCGCACCCGGCGCTGGCGCAGCGAAATGGCCCTCAAGCAACCGTCGGGCCTGCTCGACTGGGAAGCCTTGAGCGAATTGCAGCAGGAACTGCTCGATCACCCATCAGCAATTATCGTTTCGCCGGCGCCGATCTTTGGTGTGAAGCTGATTGAAACCGTGCAAAAGGTTTTCAGCTGGTGCGGTTATCCACTGCTGGTCGATGCGGAAAACTGGATGGCCCATCGCGGCGCGGCACAGGTGATCCTGAATATTTTCCGACACTCGCGTACACCGGGGAACTACGTGGTGCTGTCAGGCGATGTGCATTATTCCTTTGTCTACGAAGTCCTGATCCGACACCGCAAGGCCGGCCCGCGAATCTGGCAGATCACCAGCAGCGGTATCAAGAACGAGTTTCCACCGACGCTGCTGGAATGGTTCGACCGCCTCAACCGCTGGCTCTACTCACCGCGTTCACCGTTGAACTGGTTCACCAAACGCCGACTGATGCGCATTGTCCCGTACACCCCGGAACACGCTGAGGCCGGGGAACGGCTGTGGAATTCGGCGGGGATTGGACAGGTGTTTTTCAATGAACAGGGGCAGCCGAGCGAGATTGTTCAGCACAATTCGAATGGGGCGATAAAGACGAGGATGTTGGCGCCGGAGTTGGGGGATGAGCGGGATTGA
- a CDS encoding type II toxin-antitoxin system Phd/YefM family antitoxin, which translates to MQTTTFSKAKARLTISMDQVTNDREPVLITRRSAEPVVMIGLADYESLLRSANSLHLPDTPQQ; encoded by the coding sequence ATGCAAACCACCACCTTCAGCAAAGCCAAAGCCCGCCTGACAATATCGATGGACCAAGTAACCAATGATCGCGAACCGGTGCTGATTACCAGGCGCAGCGCCGAACCGGTTGTGATGATAGGTCTGGCTGATTATGAGTCACTTTTGCGATCGGCCAACTCGCTGCACTTACCAGACACTCCGCAGCAGTGA
- a CDS encoding aspartate aminotransferase family protein, with protein MTVALMNTYQPLALSFTKGLGTRLWDQAGREYLDAVAGVAVTNVGHSHPRIVSAISEQAGLLLHTSNLYSIDWQQQLAKRLTALSGMQRAFFNNSGAEANETALKLARLYGWRKGIEQPLVVVMANAFHGRTLGTLSASDGPAVRLGFNELPGDFVKVPFGDLAALEQVQRKHGARIVAILVEPIQGESGVQIAPPGYLKALRELCNRHGWLLMLDEIQTGIGRTGRWFAFQHEGIVPDVMTLAKGLGNGVPIGACLARGHAADLFTPGSHGSTFGGNPLACRVGCTVLDIIEEQGLLENARVQGERLLERLRAELADNPNVLATRGQGLMIGVELKQPVRDLTLIAARDHGLLINVTRGKTIRLLPPLTIDEREVGMIVRGVGRALSSAPSV; from the coding sequence ATGACCGTCGCCCTGATGAACACCTACCAACCCCTGGCCCTGAGTTTCACCAAAGGCCTGGGCACGCGCCTGTGGGATCAGGCGGGGCGTGAATATCTGGATGCGGTGGCCGGTGTTGCCGTGACCAACGTCGGCCACTCGCATCCGCGCATTGTTTCGGCGATCAGCGAGCAGGCGGGATTGCTGCTGCACACCTCCAATTTGTACAGCATCGACTGGCAGCAACAACTGGCCAAACGGCTGACGGCGTTGTCGGGCATGCAGCGGGCATTCTTCAACAACTCCGGCGCCGAAGCCAACGAGACAGCACTGAAACTGGCGCGACTGTACGGCTGGCGCAAAGGCATCGAGCAGCCGCTGGTGGTGGTCATGGCCAACGCTTTTCATGGCCGCACCCTCGGCACTTTATCCGCCAGCGATGGCCCGGCGGTGCGCCTGGGTTTCAACGAACTGCCGGGGGATTTCGTCAAAGTGCCGTTCGGCGATCTCGCTGCGCTGGAGCAAGTACAGCGCAAACACGGGGCGCGCATCGTGGCGATTCTGGTCGAACCGATCCAGGGCGAAAGCGGCGTACAAATCGCACCGCCCGGCTACCTCAAAGCCTTGCGTGAACTGTGCAATCGCCACGGGTGGCTGCTGATGCTCGATGAAATTCAGACCGGTATTGGCCGCACCGGGCGGTGGTTTGCCTTTCAACACGAAGGCATCGTTCCCGATGTCATGACCCTGGCCAAAGGCTTGGGCAACGGCGTGCCGATCGGCGCCTGTCTGGCACGCGGCCACGCGGCGGATCTGTTCACCCCAGGCAGCCACGGCAGCACTTTCGGCGGTAATCCACTGGCTTGCCGGGTCGGCTGCACGGTGCTGGATATCATTGAAGAACAAGGTCTGCTGGAGAATGCGCGGGTGCAGGGCGAGCGGCTGTTGGAACGCCTGCGCGCGGAACTGGCGGACAATCCGAATGTGCTGGCGACTCGTGGGCAGGGATTGATGATCGGCGTCGAGCTGAAACAACCGGTACGCGACCTGACGCTGATTGCGGCGCGGGATCATGGCTTGTTGATCAACGTGACTCGGGGCAAGACGATACGGTTGCTGCCACCGTTGACGATTGATGAGCGGGAGGTGGGGATGATTGTCAGAGGGGTTGGGCGTGCGTTGTCTTCAGCTCCATCTGTGTAA
- a CDS encoding LysR family transcriptional regulator gives MDLFQSMGVYVKVVETGSMTAAASECEMSTTMVGNHLRALEQRLGVQLLQRTTRRQRLTEFGSVYYQRCLEVLGLVADSERLAEQALDEPRGLLRIAAPLTFGVERLTPALSEYALLYPQVKLDVVLTNRRPDLLENGLDVAFRLGNFDQSNLIARPLIDYTLTVCASPQYIARRGMPHTPQDLQQHDCLSFAYPAGDDWQSVEKRWRLSGPEGEVLVDVSGPMLINSSAGLHQAARNGMGIMMLPDALVEQDLRDGKLVKVMADYQPPSRPMHLLYAQDRYRLPKLRRFVEFAMRTWGKPQDAMNGK, from the coding sequence ATGGACCTGTTCCAGTCGATGGGCGTCTACGTCAAAGTGGTCGAAACCGGGAGCATGACGGCAGCCGCCTCGGAGTGCGAAATGTCGACAACGATGGTCGGCAATCACCTGCGCGCGCTGGAGCAACGGCTCGGCGTACAACTGTTGCAACGCACCACGCGCCGCCAGCGCCTGACCGAATTCGGCAGTGTCTATTATCAGCGTTGCCTGGAAGTGCTTGGCTTGGTGGCCGACTCCGAGCGCCTTGCCGAACAAGCGCTGGACGAGCCGCGCGGCTTGCTGCGTATTGCCGCGCCGCTGACCTTTGGCGTCGAACGACTGACCCCAGCACTCAGCGAATATGCCTTGCTGTATCCGCAAGTAAAACTGGACGTGGTGTTGACCAACCGCCGCCCGGATCTGCTGGAGAACGGCCTCGATGTCGCGTTCCGGTTGGGCAATTTCGACCAATCCAACCTGATCGCCCGGCCCTTGATCGACTACACCCTGACGGTCTGCGCCTCCCCGCAGTACATCGCGCGACGCGGCATGCCGCACACGCCACAGGACCTGCAGCAACACGATTGCCTGTCCTTCGCCTACCCTGCCGGCGACGATTGGCAATCGGTGGAAAAACGCTGGCGCCTCAGCGGCCCGGAAGGCGAAGTGCTCGTCGACGTGAGCGGGCCGATGCTGATCAACAGCTCTGCCGGCTTGCACCAGGCAGCACGCAATGGCATGGGGATCATGATGTTGCCCGATGCGCTGGTGGAACAGGATCTGCGCGACGGCAAACTGGTCAAGGTCATGGCCGATTACCAACCACCGAGCCGGCCGATGCACCTGCTGTATGCGCAGGATCGCTATCGACTGCCGAAGCTGAGACGGTTTGTCGAGTTTGCGATGCGCACATGGGGCAAGCCGCAAGATGCCATGAACGGGAAATGA
- a CDS encoding RidA family protein — MTERMTCDERFIALAEELNYDIYGENTAGGNYAPLIRHHDELYISGMVPRVNGKILYPGRVGLELSLKDAQAAASISAMRCLALIVDAVGSLDKIRALLRVTVYVKSTADFVDLSEVANGASDVFSHVLGDAGRHTRTTIGVYQLPKNAAIEVDMIAALHPSA, encoded by the coding sequence ATGACCGAACGGATGACCTGCGATGAGCGCTTTATCGCCCTGGCCGAAGAACTGAACTACGACATCTATGGCGAGAACACCGCCGGTGGCAATTACGCGCCGCTGATTCGTCATCACGATGAGCTGTACATCAGCGGCATGGTGCCGCGGGTCAATGGCAAGATTCTGTACCCAGGTCGGGTAGGGCTGGAGTTGAGTCTCAAGGACGCGCAAGCTGCCGCGAGCATCAGTGCAATGCGTTGTCTGGCGCTAATTGTCGATGCGGTGGGCTCGCTGGACAAGATCCGTGCATTGTTGCGGGTCACGGTGTATGTGAAATCGACCGCAGATTTCGTTGACCTGAGCGAAGTGGCCAATGGCGCTTCGGATGTGTTCAGCCATGTACTGGGGGACGCCGGGCGGCATACGCGCACGACCATTGGTGTGTATCAGTTGCCGAAGAATGCGGCGATTGAAGTGGACATGATTGCGGCGTTGCATCCATCGGCTTGA
- a CDS encoding AAA family ATPase codes for MDKNTNPFNPGAGVSPPELAGRSEVLETADTALARTKRGKHAKSLMILGLRGVGKTVLLNQIKDRALALGYLAEMQEAHDGAELKQLLIPVLRRVLLRLDRVQSTVEAVKRGIRILRSFIGNITIAAGGAEVTLGGDSEAGYADSGNLEDDLRDVLIATAEAARDAGTPVAILIDELQYLSKDELGALIRGIHAVNQAALPLILFGAGLPQLAGQAGDAKSYAERLFEFPRLGALLEIDAWKALRDPVEEEGASISDGALREIFEKTHGYPYFLQEWGYTAWNIAKEQSITEADAQAATEESIRKLDESFFRVRFDRTTPAEREYMRCLAELGEGPQRSADVAKALGRNATSLGPVRDSLIKKGMIYSPEYALIAFTVPLFDEFMRRVTVSPPA; via the coding sequence GTGGACAAGAATACCAACCCATTCAACCCCGGAGCAGGTGTTTCCCCACCGGAGTTAGCGGGGCGATCGGAAGTACTGGAAACGGCAGATACTGCATTGGCGCGCACGAAGCGCGGCAAGCACGCCAAATCCTTGATGATATTAGGCTTACGCGGTGTCGGAAAAACGGTACTCCTGAATCAGATCAAAGACCGGGCTTTAGCATTGGGTTATCTCGCCGAAATGCAGGAGGCTCACGATGGAGCTGAGTTGAAACAGCTTCTGATTCCGGTATTACGCCGCGTGCTATTGCGTTTGGACCGAGTGCAGAGCACGGTCGAGGCGGTCAAAAGAGGGATACGCATACTTCGTAGCTTTATCGGCAATATCACTATTGCAGCGGGTGGGGCCGAAGTTACGCTTGGCGGAGACTCCGAAGCTGGCTATGCCGACAGTGGCAATCTGGAAGATGATCTGCGTGACGTCCTGATAGCAACAGCGGAGGCGGCAAGGGACGCAGGGACACCCGTCGCCATTTTGATTGATGAATTACAGTATCTTTCCAAAGACGAGCTGGGCGCGCTTATCCGCGGCATCCACGCAGTTAATCAGGCTGCTCTGCCTCTGATCCTTTTTGGTGCGGGTCTCCCGCAGCTTGCGGGGCAAGCGGGCGATGCCAAAAGTTATGCTGAGCGACTATTCGAGTTTCCTCGTCTGGGCGCTCTATTAGAGATAGATGCCTGGAAAGCCTTACGTGATCCTGTTGAAGAAGAAGGCGCGAGCATCTCTGACGGCGCATTGCGCGAGATTTTTGAGAAAACCCACGGCTATCCCTATTTTTTGCAGGAGTGGGGCTATACCGCTTGGAACATTGCCAAAGAACAGTCCATAACCGAGGCAGATGCGCAGGCAGCGACAGAGGAAAGCATCCGTAAACTTGACGAGTCTTTTTTCAGGGTCCGCTTTGATCGCACCACGCCGGCTGAAAGGGAATACATGCGTTGTCTTGCCGAGTTGGGAGAAGGACCACAACGCTCTGCCGATGTAGCTAAAGCGCTGGGGCGAAACGCTACGAGCCTGGGCCCGGTACGCGATAGCCTGATCAAAAAGGGCATGATCTACAGTCCGGAATATGCGCTCATAGCATTCACCGTTCCGCTGTTTGATGAGTTCATGAGACGGGTGACTGTCTCACCACCTGCATAA
- the cyoE gene encoding heme o synthase has translation MSLKHFIQITKPGIIFGNVLSVAGGFFLASKGHVDLAVFLAAMIGTSLVVASGCVFNNCIDRDIDLKMERTKNRVLVQGLISLKLALVYATILGVLGVALLYKVANPLAALFAIIGFVIYVGFYSLYLKRKSVHGTLVGSLSGAMPPVIGYVAVTNSFDMAALTLLVMFSLWQMPHSYAIAIFRFNDYLAASIPVLPVKRGIQVAKKHILLYILAFLVATLMLTFSGYAGMSYLAVAAAMGMYWLYMAWTGYKAVDDTVWARKLFVFSIFTITALSVMMSLDFKVPGELLLTYAP, from the coding sequence ATGTCGCTCAAGCACTTTATCCAAATCACCAAACCGGGGATCATTTTCGGTAACGTGCTTTCTGTGGCAGGCGGGTTCTTCCTGGCCTCGAAAGGGCATGTCGATCTGGCGGTGTTTCTGGCCGCCATGATCGGTACTTCCCTGGTCGTGGCCTCCGGTTGCGTGTTCAACAACTGCATCGACCGCGACATCGACCTGAAGATGGAACGCACCAAGAACCGTGTGCTGGTCCAGGGCCTGATCTCCCTGAAACTGGCACTGGTTTACGCGACCATTCTGGGTGTTCTCGGCGTTGCGTTGTTGTACAAGGTGGCCAACCCGTTGGCCGCGCTGTTCGCAATCATCGGCTTCGTGATCTACGTCGGCTTCTACAGCCTGTACCTCAAGCGCAAGTCGGTTCACGGCACGCTGGTGGGCAGTCTGTCGGGCGCCATGCCGCCAGTGATCGGTTACGTTGCCGTGACCAACAGCTTCGACATGGCCGCACTGACCCTGCTGGTGATGTTCAGCCTGTGGCAGATGCCGCATTCCTACGCCATCGCGATCTTCCGCTTCAACGATTACCTGGCCGCATCGATTCCGGTGTTGCCAGTGAAGCGCGGGATTCAAGTGGCCAAGAAGCACATCCTGCTCTACATCCTGGCGTTCCTCGTGGCGACCTTGATGCTGACCTTCAGCGGCTACGCCGGCATGAGCTACCTCGCCGTCGCCGCGGCCATGGGCATGTACTGGTTGTACATGGCCTGGACCGGCTACAAGGCAGTGGATGACACAGTCTGGGCACGCAAGCTGTTCGTGTTCTCGATCTTCACCATCACTGCGTTGAGCGTCATGATGTCCCTGGACTTCAAGGTGCCGGGCGAGCTGCTGCTGACGTACGCGCCGTAA
- the cyoD gene encoding cytochrome o ubiquinol oxidase subunit IV translates to MANAHSHDSHDAGHGSVKSYAIGFILSVILTVIPFGLVMYPTLPKSTTLAIVLLFAVIQVIVHLYYFLHLDRSIAQRNNVIAFVFTAIVIVLLVGLSLWIMFSIHTYMMAK, encoded by the coding sequence ATGGCTAATGCACACTCCCATGACAGCCACGATGCTGGCCACGGCAGCGTAAAGTCGTACGCCATCGGCTTCATCCTGTCGGTGATCCTGACTGTGATCCCGTTCGGCCTGGTGATGTACCCGACCCTGCCGAAGTCCACCACGCTGGCGATCGTTCTGCTGTTCGCAGTGATCCAGGTGATCGTTCACCTGTATTACTTCCTGCACCTGGACCGTTCCATTGCACAGCGTAACAACGTGATCGCGTTCGTCTTCACGGCGATTGTGATCGTGCTGCTGGTTGGCCTGTCGCTGTGGATCATGTTCAGCATCCACACGTACATGATGGCGAAGTGA